Proteins co-encoded in one Ananas comosus cultivar F153 linkage group 15, ASM154086v1, whole genome shotgun sequence genomic window:
- the LOC109721571 gene encoding uncharacterized protein LOC109721571 yields MEEQSFLKIPIVWRGNKLNVEVDPKWNVKEFGEKLQGLTNVKPETMRLLVPQPAKKSSKMITPYSDVYSSLSLQEAAIFEGKPIRMMGVFDNEIEEVSENSKKANLRIAGFDEEEKRLKHRMSARPQTSFKLPQGEYIFCDFRTLHIPGIELNPPPSEALRDLCRV; encoded by the exons ATGGAAGAACAAAGCTTTCTTAAAATCCCGATTGTTTGGAGGGGCAACAAACTGAACGTGGAGGTTGATCCAAAATGGAATGTTAAAGAATTCGGAGAGAAGCTACAAGGTTTAACTAATGTAAAACCAGAAACAATGAGACTTCTTGTTCCACAGCCTGCGAAAAAAAGTTCAAAGATGATCACTCCGTATTCTGATGTTTACTCATCTTTAAGCTTGCAAGAAGCTGCTATTTTTGAG GGGAAGCCCATTAGAATGATGGGTGTCTTTGACAATGAAATTGAAGAGGTTTCAGAAAACAGTAAGAAGGCAAATTTACGAATAGCTGGATTTGACGAGGAAGAAAAGAGGTTGAAGCATCGGATGTCAGCTAGACCTCAGACTTCTTTTAAACTTCCGCAAGGAGagtatattttttgtgattttcgtACACTTCACATTCCTGGAATTGAG TTGAATCCTCCTCCTTCTGAGGCACTCAGAGACCTTTGTCGAGTTTGA